Within the Luoshenia tenuis genome, the region GCTTATCCTTGGCGGGAAATCTCTAAATTTCGCCTCCCAATTAAACAGCCTAGCGCCTATTGTACACTCGGCCTATGTCGTAGTATATAATAGTGACAGCTCTGAACGGGGCGCTAGTATATAATAGTGACAGCTCTGAACGGGGCGCTAATGTAAAACAAAAGCGCATCCAGGCTTGTCCGGGTGGCGCCGATGTTCATAACGAAACTTAAAAACAAAAATCCGAGTGTCCATATGGACACTCGGACTGGTCGGGGTGTAATTATATGATTTGATGAAACCTAGTAAAAGCAATGGTTTGCAGGCTGTAAGCAAGAGGCTTTTATCTAAGTTCTCAAAAGATAATTATCTTTTGCGGTAGTTCCTGTTTTAATTTCTGTATTCGCTTTTTTTTATCTTTATTTTTAAAGTGACTCATAAACATCAAAAGTCCCTTTAAAGCCATATCTGCGTAGTTTAATTTTCTTTATTCGCAGAGCCTCAGAATTCTGTACTTCATATGAAGTAAAATACCATATGGCGTCCGGTGATATTCTATCAACTATTTTCTTTATATAGATACTATCTACTTTGCCGTAACTGAATCCATATGAATATACTTTGTCAATGGTATGGTTAAGCTTCCTGAAAAAGTCATTATATTTTTTTATCGGTCCATCAGTATCTTTTTTGAACGACATTATCATATCATCCAAAAAGGAAGAATGAATAAGGGGACTTTCAGAGGTATTGTCGATAAAATCACCATACATCATATTGTCTTCTCCGTGTCCAAAAACAAGCTTTTGCCCCACTCGGTTATGTACATGGATGACCTTTTTTATTCCATATAACTTCTGCAGAGTTTTAGTATAGTTAAAAGTGAAAAATTGTGCATCTGGTTGAGAAAATAATGCTTTTAGTGTTGTTTTACAAGTGAATTTTCCATCATCAATTAGTAATTGTATACTTTTAATCCATAAACGGAAAAACTCCTGCCATATTTTGGAGCAGTAAATAAAACCGCTGGTAAGCATATCCATATAAAGTAAGTATTTTTCCATTAATTCATTATCTTCTTCATCTGTCTCACCTTCTTTGTGGTTTGCTTTCGGTAGTTTACCGTTAAAATTAATATATGCTAATGCTTCTTCAAAGTTACACCAGTTCTCTCCACACGCTTTGTCCATCGCATTTAATAAAATTTCTGCAGCAAACT harbors:
- a CDS encoding bacteriophage abortive infection AbiH family protein, whose amino-acid sequence is MSSLFIIGNGFDIAHKIPTEYNNFRSFLIDMYPETLQSRDETVYWEDLKNIAPDEFAAEILLNAMDKACGENWCNFEEALAYINFNGKLPKANHKEGETDEEDNELMEKYLLYMDMLTSGFIYCSKIWQEFFRLWIKSIQLLIDDGKFTCKTTLKALFSQPDAQFFTFNYTKTLQKLYGIKKVIHVHNRVGQKLVFGHGEDNMMYGDFIDNTSESPLIHSSFLDDMIMSFKKDTDGPIKKYNDFFRKLNHTIDKVYSYGFSYGKVDSIYIKKIVDRISPDAIWYFTSYEVQNSEALRIKKIKLRRYGFKGTFDVYESL